AGTGACCCGAACTACATGTCCACCGCCCAGAAATTGTTCATGACGGCGGCGGGTCATATCGTCAACGATGACAAGACGCTGCGCTTCTCGGCATTTCCGGACAATCCAATAGATCCCGGTGACGATCCGCTCGATCCCAATGACAATCCGCAATTCGAGTACCTGGAAACGACCGTCGACCACACTGGATCGGATGGCGCCGGATTGCTCGCGCTGGTGCGCTTCTATCAGAACGCGAGTACGCTCGACCAGGTCGAGGCTCTGACGATCGACACGGTGCCCGATCCGGTGGACTATTCCCCGTCGGTTCTCGGAACCAATCCGGTTCTTTCCGTGACCCAGTTCAGCATCCACAACGATGCGGACGAGGATGGAACGGCCAACGCCTATGACAACTGCGCTGAGGTTCCGAATCCGGATCAGGTGGACGTCGATGGTGACTTCGCCGGAGCCGCCTGCGACAACTGCCCCCAGGATCAGAATCGCTACCAGGAAGACCTCGACGGCGACAGTATCGGCGATCTGTGTGACGACGATCTCGACGGTGACGGCTTTGGTTCGGAAGATTTTTGCTCTACGACGTTTTCACGCACCAATATCGATTCTGACGGTGACGGGATCGGCGACGCCTGTGACAATTGCCCGGACTGGCCGACTGCTGCGCCCGAACCCGATAGCGGCGGTGGCCCGATCAATTTCTTTCCACCGGTCGGAGCTACGTATTTCCAAGACGGGATCGGCGACGCCTGTCAGTGTGCCGATCTGGTGCCCGACGGGCTGATCGACCAGAGCGACGCGGATGCCTTCGACTACTGTGTCAATCAGGCTTCGGCGCCCGCGGGACTCCCCGCCGACTTCGATTGCGGCGCTCCGGGTCCTCTGGCCGATACGGACGGGGATGGCGTGATGACGGAGAACGATCGCCTGCGCGTCCAGGCGATCCTCGACCACACCTTCGGCTACCCGTCCCCGCCGGATCCCGCGCCGGCCTTCCTGTGCGAGGCGCGCGATACCAACGATCGCGACCAGGATGGTCTGGTCGACGCGATTCCCGGTCTGCTGTTTCCCGCGCACACACTCGGTCCACTCGATATCTGCCTGGAAATGAGCGCTTCGCAAATCGACAGCGACGGCGACGGAATCGGGGACGCCTGCGATGTGGACACCCTGTTCTGCGATCTAAATTCCAACGGAATCGTGGATTCTGGTGACGTAGCGATGGCATTGGATCTCCTCGACGACCCAAACTCGATCAGCGAGTTGCAGCACATCCTGCTCGACGTGGCACCCGAATCGGGAGGCCCAACCGACGGCATCATCAACGCTGCCGATCTGCTCCTGCTTACGAGGGCCCTGGACGGCGTGAGCACCGCCATCTGTCGCCCGACCCGGTAGTTCACCCGACCGGAGAGTTCGGAGTGCTCAGAGCATCTCGCGCGCGATCGCGGTCACTGCTTCCGGGGTGAAGCCGAAGTGCTCGGCCAGAACCTTGTAGGACGCAGACGCCCCAAAACCGTTCATGCCGTGGAAGCGATCGCCGGGACGCAAGAGCGCTGCCATACCGAGTTCTACTCCCGCCTCGACAGCGAGACGGGGCGCGTCACCGAGGATCTCTCCCTGGAACGCCGGGTCCTGGAGAAGGAACGTGTCGAGACAGGGGATCGAGACCGCTCGAACCCGCCGTCCCTCTTCTGTCAGAGTTCGCGCCGCAGCCAGTGCCAGTTGCGCTTCTGAACCCGTTCCTACCACGACCAGTTCCGGAGGGCCTCCCGACTCTGCGTGCAGCACATAGCCGCCCCGCGTCGCTTTCTCTTCCACCGCGTCCAGTTCGATCACTTCAAGGGCCTGGCGTGTCAGAATCAAAGCCGTCGGTCCGTCTTCGCGTTCCAGTGCAGCCTTCCAGGCGGCGACCGTCTCGCGCGGGTCGGCCGGTCGCCAGACATTCAATCCCGGGATCGCGCGCAGTGCGGCGATCTGCTCTACGGGCTGGTGGGTGGGACCGTCTTCGCCGACGAAGATCGAGTCGTGCGTGAACACGTACGTGACCGGTTGATTCATGAGCGCCGCGAGTCGGATCGACGGACGCATGTAGTCGCTGAACACCAGGAATGTGGCGACGTACGGGCGCACGCCTCCGTGTAGCGAAAGTCCGTTCGCAACTGCGGCCATGCCGTGCTCGCGCACGCCGAAGTGCAGATTGCGTCCTTCGAACTTGTCGCGAACGACATCGCCTGCGCCCTTGAGGGTCGTATTGTTCGAGCCCGCCAGATCGGCCGAGCCTCCGATCAATGCCGGTACCCTGGGCGCGAGCGAGTTCAGTATCTTGCCCGAGGCCTGACGCGTGGCCATCGGCTTCTCGCCGCGCAGGTCGGGAAGGATTCGATCCAGATCGTCGGGCAGGTTGCGCTCCAGCATCGACTTCCAGAGTTCGGCGAGTTCGGGATCCTTGAGTGCGAGGCGCTTGCGCTCCTGCCACTCGCTTCGCTGCCGGGCACCGTGTTCGGCATTGGCGCGGAAGACCTCGCCCGCATCCGAGGGCAATTCGAAGGGTGGGGCGCTCCAGCCCAGGTTCTGGCGTGTCTGCTCCGAGCCTTCGTCGCCGATGCCGAAGCCGTGAGCCGCCGACTGGTCGACAGCGGGTGAGCCAAAGCCGATGTGGGTCTTGCAAGCGATCAGATGCGGACGGTCCTCGCTCGCGCGAGCGCTGGCAATCGCAGAGCGGATGGCGGCGGGATCGTGGCCGTCGATCGTCTGCACGTCCCATCCGTAGGCCTCGAAACGCCCGGGCACGTTCTCCGAGAAAGACAGGCTCGTGGGACCGTCGATCGTGATTCCGTTGTCGTCGTACAGCACGATCAGTCGGCCGAGCGCCAGATGACCGGCGAGCGAGGCGGCTTCCGAGGCCACTCCCTCCATCAGATCTCCGTCGCTGGCCAGCGCGAAGGTCCGGTGATCAATCAGCTCGGAGCCGAAGCGCGCCGCCAGAATGCGTTCCGCGAGCGCCATTCCGACGGCATTGCCAAAACCCTGGCCCAGTGGACCCGTGGTGACTTCCACGCCGGCCGTCACTCCGAACTCGGGATGTCCCGGCGTCAGCGAATGCAGCTGTCGGAATTTGCGGATCTCGTCGATCGTCAGCGGATAGCCCGACAGGTGGAGCAGGGAGTAGAGCAGCATGGATCCGTGACCAGCGGACAGCACGAAGCGGTCCCGGTCGGGCCAGTTCGGGTCTGCAGGGTCGTGACGCAGGCTCTCGGCGAACAGCGTGACACCGATCTCGGCGCATCCGAGCGGTAGGCCCAGATGCCCGATTCCGGCGGCTCTCACGGCGTCGACGCTCAGTACCCGAATGGTGCGGGCGGCGGCTGCAATCTGCTCTGCGGAGGCGGCGGGGACGCCTGATGACACGGCGGTACTCCTTGATAGGTTCGCGTCGGCGCACTGATTATCCCCGTCGCTGCGCCTGGAGCAAGGGGACGAGCGAATGCTCGACGACGAACCCCATACTTTGCCTCGCTCAGAAACGGCTGCTATCGCCTCAACTCGGCTCTCGCAAAGGCCGATTCGATCGCTGAGTCGCGCCTTGATGTGCGGCCGGAGGCACGCCTTGAACGAGTTTGAAGCCAGACTCCTGGAGTCCGCGAAGCTACCGACGCTAGTATCGGTTGCCCAGCGACTTCTGGGTCTACTACGCGACGATCTGGGCAGTGCGCAACTCGCCGAGGCCATCAGTGTCGATCCGGCCATCGTGGCTCGGCTCCTCAGCCAGGCGAATTCACCAATGTACGGCATGTCCCGCGAGGTGAAAGCACTGCCGGACGCACTGAACCGGCTGGGTCTGAACACGGTGCGCAGCATCGCGCTCTCGTTCTCGTTTGCCGACCGCCTTCGGGACGATGAGGAATCCATTCGCGTCATGGACCAGCTCTGGCGCGCATCACTGATGACCGCTCTGGCCGCTCGTCGTCTGGCTCAGGAGTGCGGTGGCTGGGAACCCGAAGAAGCCTTCAGCGCCGGTCTGCTCTGCGACGCGGCGGTGCCGTGGATGTACGAGGTGCTGCCCGAATACCGGGACCTGGCTCGACGATTCCTGGCGGGCGAGGCCGATCTGATCGAACTCGAGCGCTCCGAACTCGAAAGCGACCACGCGCGCGTGGGTGCGCTGCTGCTCAACGCGTGGAATCTGCCCAAGGACTTGTGCCGCACCATCGGGCAGCACCACCGCGGGGGTGGGGCGTCAGCGAAAGGCGAAGGGCCGGTTGCACTCCTCGATGGCGCATGGCTGTGCGCACGTGTCATGACCGTCGAAGGCTTCGCCCACGAAGCCAGCGATCTGGCTCAGAGGCTCCAGGAGATCACCGGAATTGCCCCGGCCGTCGCCGAGCGGGTTCTGGACGCTCTGCCAGAAGAACTGCGCGAGACCGCGGAACCCTTCGAGATTCCGCCTTCCCGGCAACGCAGTTTCGGGGATCTGCTCGAAGATGCCGGTGAGATCCTGCGCAATATCGCGATCGAGGCCGATCGAAGCGCCTACCTCTACGCCGCGGCGACGGGCGGCGGGCGCAGCGGATTCGAAGATATTCGCCAGGCGCTCAAACCGACTCTCGGTCTCGATGAGTCGACGAATCTCCTGCAACACCGTTCCATGGAGCGCCTGCTCGAGGCGTATTACGCGCGTGCCGGCCAGCGCCGCTGCGCCCTGGGAATGCTCGTCCTGGAGATCGAGCAGGCCAAGGATCCTGCCCTTTCCAGTGAGAACTGGCCGGTCGTGCTCGAGCAGATCCTGAGCGAACTAGGCGATCGTCTGCAGCGCGTGATCCGCGACGAAGACGATCTCGCCCGCTATTGCGTGGACAAGATCGCGATCTTGATGCCCGACTGCGGGGGCGAGGATCTCCTGCCCGCCGGACGGCGCATCCGCGAGCAGATCGAGTTCGACGAGATCGAATTCAGCGGTGCGCCCGAGGGTCTGCGCATCGTGATCGGCGCTTCGTTCGTCGTCCCCCGTTCCAGCCGAGGCGAATTCGGAGGGTTGCTCGAGAGCCTCGACGGGGCGCTCGAACGCGCGCGCGTACAGGAGGATCGCCTGTCTCTCTGAGTTGCGATAAGGTCGCGTAATGACGACGCCGTGGCTCGACTTGTTGAATGAGATCGCCGACGAAGCCGACGCGATCGCGACGCGCTTCTTCCGTCGCAGCGATCTGCGCGTCGATTCGAAGGCCGATACCACCTGGGTTACCGAAGCCGACGAGTCGATCGAAGAAATGGCCCGAAGCCTGGCGCTCCAGCGCTTCCCGCAGCTCTCGATCCTGGGGGAAGAGCAGGGAGAGACCGCTGGCAGCGACGCGACCCGATTGATCAT
This genomic interval from bacterium contains the following:
- the tkt gene encoding transketolase, with translation MASASCALPRSSRSRPRSRWATDTSVGSFADSRSLASNSFKACLRPHIKARLSDRIGLCESRVEAIAAVSERGKVWGSSSSIRSSPCSRRSDGDNQCADANLSRSTAVSSGVPAASAEQIAAAARTIRVLSVDAVRAAGIGHLGLPLGCAEIGVTLFAESLRHDPADPNWPDRDRFVLSAGHGSMLLYSLLHLSGYPLTIDEIRKFRQLHSLTPGHPEFGVTAGVEVTTGPLGQGFGNAVGMALAERILAARFGSELIDHRTFALASDGDLMEGVASEAASLAGHLALGRLIVLYDDNGITIDGPTSLSFSENVPGRFEAYGWDVQTIDGHDPAAIRSAIASARASEDRPHLIACKTHIGFGSPAVDQSAAHGFGIGDEGSEQTRQNLGWSAPPFELPSDAGEVFRANAEHGARQRSEWQERKRLALKDPELAELWKSMLERNLPDDLDRILPDLRGEKPMATRQASGKILNSLAPRVPALIGGSADLAGSNNTTLKGAGDVVRDKFEGRNLHFGVREHGMAAVANGLSLHGGVRPYVATFLVFSDYMRPSIRLAALMNQPVTYVFTHDSIFVGEDGPTHQPVEQIAALRAIPGLNVWRPADPRETVAAWKAALEREDGPTALILTRQALEVIELDAVEEKATRGGYVLHAESGGPPELVVVGTGSEAQLALAAARTLTEEGRRVRAVSIPCLDTFLLQDPAFQGEILGDAPRLAVEAGVELGMAALLRPGDRFHGMNGFGASASYKVLAEHFGFTPEAVTAIAREML
- a CDS encoding HDOD domain-containing protein → MNEFEARLLESAKLPTLVSVAQRLLGLLRDDLGSAQLAEAISVDPAIVARLLSQANSPMYGMSREVKALPDALNRLGLNTVRSIALSFSFADRLRDDEESIRVMDQLWRASLMTALAARRLAQECGGWEPEEAFSAGLLCDAAVPWMYEVLPEYRDLARRFLAGEADLIELERSELESDHARVGALLLNAWNLPKDLCRTIGQHHRGGGASAKGEGPVALLDGAWLCARVMTVEGFAHEASDLAQRLQEITGIAPAVAERVLDALPEELRETAEPFEIPPSRQRSFGDLLEDAGEILRNIAIEADRSAYLYAAATGGGRSGFEDIRQALKPTLGLDESTNLLQHRSMERLLEAYYARAGQRRCALGMLVLEIEQAKDPALSSENWPVVLEQILSELGDRLQRVIRDEDDLARYCVDKIAILMPDCGGEDLLPAGRRIREQIEFDEIEFSGAPEGLRIVIGASFVVPRSSRGEFGGLLESLDGALERARVQEDRLSL